In Psychrobacter sp. JCM 18902, a single window of DNA contains:
- a CDS encoding NACHT domain-containing protein translates to MGIETTGSVKEIRDVVVEVGQFVTNFFGKDYQKFATKYNFALSDYLKAKLVNLSKVKMAFFSSQVVELNDIYVAQYISLGNKLYSQESFFESLLQHKKMVVSATAGSGKSCLLKSMFISVIKDRSDLLPLFLELRKVNETNDSIFETLRTDIAIYNEKFDKVNLNYLLDREGTIVFLDGFDEVNHDLKDRFTKEINSLADKYPNLIIVVSSRPEYNLFSDWSLYNVARIQPLILSQAVDVIKKLDYDSEVRARFILALETTLFSKHESFSSNPLLLTIMLVTYEQFGDIPDRVYIFYDLAYHALFNKHDVSKQGFLRKSSTNLDMYELRDIFALFSLFTYSKQMFEMTEDEIHTFLKKCLVHSKSEVIDKDLKLELLNNVPLLMRDGLNYCFTHRSFQEYFTAYYIVNHAVKEQVFERVCGRYYSDNVVDMAFSMNKEVVEDKWILPKISKILDLKPVDNSTINRKITLISVFFNRIEEIKERGEREIGFTHNENSNFLYYLIKKYDCHSQIIYLNNKYHSHDFTYEETDFFELVLNDKQTIILEELNDFEKNLVCRMGSSRYGEWSFELIEYIKNLILTNRNNSLDDIENFIFD, encoded by the coding sequence ATGGGTATAGAAACTACAGGAAGCGTCAAAGAGATTAGAGATGTTGTAGTAGAAGTCGGTCAGTTTGTTACTAATTTTTTTGGTAAAGACTATCAAAAGTTTGCTACCAAATATAACTTTGCTTTGAGTGACTACTTAAAAGCTAAGTTGGTCAATCTCTCTAAAGTGAAAATGGCATTTTTCTCTTCGCAAGTTGTTGAGCTTAATGATATTTATGTTGCACAATATATTTCATTAGGCAATAAGTTGTACTCACAGGAAAGTTTCTTTGAATCACTTTTACAACATAAGAAAATGGTAGTTAGTGCCACAGCAGGTTCAGGAAAGTCCTGTCTTTTAAAGAGTATGTTTATAAGTGTAATAAAAGACAGAAGTGATCTACTACCTCTATTTCTAGAACTTAGAAAAGTGAATGAGACTAATGATTCTATTTTCGAAACACTTAGGACTGATATAGCGATATACAACGAAAAATTTGATAAAGTCAATTTAAATTACTTACTTGATAGAGAGGGAACGATAGTTTTCTTAGATGGTTTTGATGAAGTAAACCATGATTTAAAAGACAGATTCACTAAAGAAATTAATAGTCTAGCAGATAAATATCCAAACCTTATTATCGTGGTTTCGTCAAGACCAGAATACAATTTATTCTCTGATTGGTCGCTGTATAACGTCGCTCGTATTCAACCTCTGATTTTATCTCAAGCAGTAGATGTAATAAAGAAATTAGATTACGATAGCGAGGTAAGAGCGAGGTTCATACTAGCATTAGAGACTACACTTTTTAGTAAGCATGAAAGTTTTTCTAGTAATCCTTTGCTACTCACAATTATGTTAGTGACATATGAGCAGTTTGGCGATATACCTGACAGAGTCTATATATTTTATGATCTTGCTTATCACGCACTATTTAATAAGCATGACGTCTCGAAGCAGGGCTTTCTAAGAAAAAGTTCAACCAATCTGGATATGTACGAGTTAAGAGATATATTTGCTCTGTTTAGTTTATTTACATACAGTAAACAGATGTTCGAGATGACAGAAGATGAAATCCACACATTTTTGAAAAAATGCTTAGTACATTCAAAATCTGAGGTTATAGACAAGGATCTAAAGTTAGAGCTATTAAATAATGTACCTTTATTAATGAGAGATGGCTTAAATTATTGCTTTACTCATCGTTCATTTCAAGAATATTTTACTGCATATTACATAGTAAATCATGCAGTTAAAGAACAAGTTTTTGAACGTGTATGTGGACGATATTATTCAGATAATGTTGTTGATATGGCATTTTCTATGAACAAGGAAGTAGTAGAGGACAAATGGATACTTCCAAAAATAAGTAAAATTCTAGATTTAAAACCAGTAGATAATTCAACTATAAATCGCAAAATAACGTTGATATCAGTGTTCTTTAATCGAATTGAAGAGATCAAAGAGAGAGGAGAAAGGGAAATAGGCTTCACACACAATGAAAATTCTAATTTTCTCTACTATTTAATCAAAAAATATGATTGTCATAGTCAAATTATTTATTTGAATAACAAATATCACTCTCATGATTTTACTTATGAAGAAACAGATTTTTTTGAGTTAGTTTTAAACGATAAGCAAACTATAATACTTGAAGAGTTGAACGATTTTGAGAAAAATTTAGTCTGTCGTATGGGTAGCTCACGTTATGGAGAGTGGAGTTTTGAGTTAATTGAATATATTAAGAACTTAATTCTGACTAATAGAAACAACTCTCTAGATGATATTGAAAATTTTATTTTTGATTAA
- a CDS encoding membrane protein produces MMKMDSLSKLALKISSLTLAIAATSACTAMATGADSQVSNTQTTTNSTAITLGNSAMSSGTNDTVAIGNMANAGLNSATAVGGQANAAGLGSTSIGWQSKATAERAQAFGHLANASGVRSTAVGEAAIAGGTNDTVAVGNKANAGLNSATAVGGEANAAGLGSTSIGWQSKATAERAQAFGHLADASGVRSTAVGEAAAAQGANSVALGNKSMAGGMNSIAIGNGAMAAKNNQVVLGNAGQVQSSTAAQSGTVRIVTIDDNGTLGTMMVDYYKKSAK; encoded by the coding sequence ATGATGAAAATGGATTCCCTATCAAAATTAGCACTCAAAATCAGTTCCCTTACTCTCGCCATTGCCGCAACTTCTGCATGCACTGCTATGGCAACAGGTGCTGACTCCCAAGTTTCAAATACCCAAACCACTACGAACAGTACTGCCATTACTTTAGGCAATAGTGCTATGTCTAGCGGCACTAACGACACGGTTGCTATCGGTAATATGGCCAATGCAGGTCTGAACTCAGCAACCGCTGTCGGCGGTCAAGCCAATGCCGCAGGTCTAGGCTCGACGTCTATCGGTTGGCAATCAAAAGCCACTGCCGAACGCGCGCAAGCCTTTGGTCATCTGGCCAATGCTAGCGGTGTTCGCTCTACCGCAGTCGGCGAAGCGGCCATCGCTGGTGGTACTAACGATACGGTCGCTGTCGGCAATAAAGCCAATGCAGGTCTAAACTCCGCAACGGCTGTTGGCGGGGAAGCCAATGCCGCAGGTTTAGGCTCAACCTCTATCGGTTGGCAGTCAAAAGCAACTGCTGAACGCGCGCAAGCCTTTGGTCATCTAGCCGATGCTAGTGGTGTACGCTCTACCGCAGTTGGTGAAGCGGCAGCCGCACAAGGTGCAAACTCGGTAGCGCTAGGCAATAAATCTATGGCTGGCGGCATGAATAGCATCGCTATCGGTAACGGAGCAATGGCGGCTAAAAACAACCAAGTCGTCTTAGGTAATGCCGGACAGGTACAGTCGAGTACCGCAGCACAATCAGGTACGGTCAGAATCGTCACTATCGATGACAATGGCACGCTAGGTACAATGATGGTTGATTACTATAAAAAATCAGCTAAATAA
- a CDS encoding MalY/PatB family protein, producing the protein MLYNFDEIIDRRDTGSFKWHYSDDTIPLWVADMDFKTAQPILAAIEQVTQHGILGYTVPTEPLYQAIIDWHGSRYDLWLDKQDILFSPGVVPSLVLMMKVFTEAGDAVLINDPIYTPFITKVLDNDRKLVSSALQEVEGKYILDLADIEAKIIEHKVKLYLFCNPHNPGGRVWTADELEALLSICKKHDVAIVSDEIHQDLTLSGHTFIPFLTLATGYEHKVVSLTSMTKTFNIAGIKGSMIFAKDSKLLSKINQQQRLSDEHELNLFAYTAMRRAYEEGGEWLAQALTYIEANIKLTISFLEEHLPKIKVMRPEASYLIWLDCSVYGQDDQMLYDALREAKVELSAGIKYGNEGHLKMRLNVACPKALLIEGLNRMHTALNSNDFKQ; encoded by the coding sequence GTGCTGTACAACTTTGATGAAATAATAGACAGACGTGATACGGGATCGTTTAAATGGCACTATAGCGATGACACGATTCCGCTATGGGTTGCGGATATGGACTTTAAGACCGCCCAGCCTATTTTAGCGGCGATTGAGCAAGTAACGCAGCATGGCATATTGGGTTACACCGTGCCGACCGAGCCGTTGTATCAAGCGATTATCGACTGGCATGGCAGTCGTTATGACTTGTGGCTGGATAAGCAGGATATTCTTTTCTCTCCGGGTGTCGTGCCAAGTTTGGTGCTGATGATGAAAGTATTTACCGAGGCAGGGGATGCGGTACTCATCAATGACCCGATTTATACGCCTTTTATAACCAAGGTTTTGGATAATGATCGTAAGCTGGTGAGTTCTGCATTACAGGAGGTTGAAGGGAAATATATTCTGGATTTAGCTGATATAGAAGCTAAAATTATCGAGCATAAAGTTAAGCTGTATTTGTTCTGCAATCCACATAATCCGGGCGGGCGGGTATGGACAGCAGATGAGCTTGAAGCGCTGCTTTCGATTTGCAAAAAGCACGATGTGGCGATTGTGAGTGATGAGATTCATCAAGATTTAACTTTGAGTGGTCACACCTTTATTCCCTTTTTAACTCTAGCAACAGGCTATGAGCACAAAGTAGTCAGCCTAACCTCGATGACCAAAACCTTTAATATTGCTGGTATCAAAGGCTCGATGATCTTTGCTAAAGACAGCAAATTACTGAGTAAGATTAACCAGCAGCAGCGTTTGAGTGACGAGCATGAGCTAAATTTATTTGCTTATACAGCGATGCGTCGTGCTTATGAAGAGGGTGGTGAGTGGTTGGCGCAGGCGCTGACTTATATCGAAGCCAATATTAAATTAACCATTAGCTTTTTAGAAGAGCATTTACCTAAAATTAAAGTGATGCGTCCAGAAGCTTCGTATTTGATTTGGCTAGATTGTTCGGTATATGGGCAAGACGATCAAATGCTCTATGACGCGCTTAGAGAGGCCAAAGTTGAGCTTAGCGCAGGTATCAAATATGGTAATGAAGGGCATCTTAAAATGCGCCTTAATGTAGCGTGCCCTAAAGCGCTGCTGATAGAAGGGCTAAACCGTATGCATACTGCATTAAATAGCAATGATTTCAAACAGTAA
- a CDS encoding FGGY-family carbohydrate kinase: MTNHFDAPIYFLAIDNGTQSVRALIFDQFGSEIAKARVIIEPYFSTQPNFAEQHADYYWQKLSEACQQLWQSCDITPEQIAGVSLATQRYTMICLDKDKQPLRPAIVWMDLRRGETNDIGFLSPLTKVVGMGELVNEAQQKARCNWLAHHEPEMWAKTAYYINLSAYLTYQLTGELADSTGHALGYLPYNYKAQAWFKPNNLKWRLFSCRPDQMPKLVAPGQPLGSISAKAAAATGILEGTPMIAAASDKACEALGSAGLAADTACLSFGTTATINTTSSNYIEILKHMPAYTAAAPNYYNHEYMIYRGFWMVSWFKEQFAHYEEQLAKTQGIDTEKLLDQAVKDIPAGCMGLMMQPYWSPGVRHPGLEGKGALIGFGDVHTRAHVYRAILEGLAYELKLGFDTIEKRTGKTIKHLRVSGGGSQSDSAMQLTADIFGMPAYRPHTYEASGLGAAINCAVGLGVYPDHLTATKEMVHLGDEFVPIDANVQLYKRLYNEVYLKMYERLKPLYQSIQDITGYPAK; the protein is encoded by the coding sequence ATGACCAATCATTTTGATGCCCCTATCTATTTCTTAGCTATCGACAATGGCACCCAAAGCGTCAGGGCGCTGATCTTTGATCAATTCGGTAGCGAGATTGCCAAAGCCCGCGTCATTATCGAGCCGTATTTTTCAACGCAGCCAAATTTTGCGGAGCAACATGCCGATTATTATTGGCAAAAATTAAGCGAGGCTTGCCAGCAATTGTGGCAAAGCTGCGATATTACGCCCGAGCAAATCGCTGGCGTCAGCCTCGCCACCCAGCGCTATACCATGATATGTTTGGATAAAGACAAGCAGCCACTGCGTCCTGCTATTGTTTGGATGGATTTGCGCCGCGGCGAAACCAATGACATAGGATTTCTCTCGCCACTCACTAAAGTGGTTGGTATGGGTGAGCTGGTCAATGAAGCTCAGCAAAAAGCTCGCTGTAATTGGCTTGCGCATCATGAACCAGAAATGTGGGCAAAAACAGCCTATTATATCAATTTATCAGCGTACTTGACCTATCAGTTGACAGGTGAATTAGCTGACTCCACTGGTCATGCCCTTGGCTATCTGCCGTACAATTACAAGGCGCAAGCTTGGTTTAAGCCAAATAACCTCAAATGGCGACTATTTAGCTGTCGACCCGACCAAATGCCTAAGTTAGTTGCACCCGGTCAACCACTCGGTTCTATAAGCGCTAAAGCTGCTGCCGCTACTGGTATTTTAGAGGGCACGCCGATGATTGCTGCCGCCAGTGATAAGGCTTGTGAAGCATTAGGCTCTGCGGGTCTCGCCGCAGACACCGCCTGCTTAAGCTTTGGCACCACCGCGACTATTAATACCACCTCGAGCAATTATATCGAGATACTTAAACATATGCCCGCCTACACTGCCGCTGCGCCGAATTACTACAATCATGAGTATATGATCTATCGCGGCTTTTGGATGGTCAGCTGGTTTAAGGAGCAGTTTGCCCACTATGAAGAACAGCTGGCAAAGACGCAAGGCATCGATACCGAAAAACTTCTCGATCAAGCAGTAAAAGACATTCCAGCAGGCTGTATGGGATTAATGATGCAGCCATACTGGTCACCCGGTGTTCGTCATCCGGGACTTGAGGGCAAAGGCGCGCTCATTGGATTTGGTGATGTACACACGCGAGCGCATGTTTATCGAGCTATATTAGAAGGACTCGCTTACGAGCTAAAACTAGGCTTCGATACTATTGAAAAACGCACAGGCAAAACTATCAAACACTTGCGTGTTTCTGGTGGCGGCTCTCAAAGTGACTCAGCCATGCAGCTGACGGCTGATATCTTCGGTATGCCCGCTTATCGACCGCATACTTATGAAGCTTCAGGCTTAGGCGCTGCCATTAACTGTGCAGTGGGGCTTGGCGTCTATCCTGACCATTTAACCGCAACTAAGGAGATGGTGCATTTGGGCGATGAATTTGTGCCTATTGACGCCAATGTCCAGCTCTACAAACGCCTTTATAATGAGGTCTATCTCAAAATGTATGAGCGCTTAAAGCCTTTATATCAAAGCATTCAAGATATTACGGGGTATCCTGCTAAATGA
- a CDS encoding glycerol-3-phosphate dehydrogenase/oxidase: MNQANQHDQYQQRQQALAPLSRRSSQVVPWDILIIGGGITGAGIAREAARRGLAVLLIEQKDFAWGTSSRSSKMVHGGLRYIASGDYKTTLLSVRERERMLSEASGLVNEMHYVMPHYKGKFPPPWIFNTLLRVYDGLAGKRYSKYFKKDAFLQLNPHIKQEKFLGASQFSDAVTDDSRLVMRVLDEAIHDGAQAINYLKAELLITNEQGLVVGATLLDTSAEDSNHTYDIHAKVVVSATGAWADTLRMQASKQTEQSFHKQIRPSRGSHLVVSQERLPLNQAYTFLHPVDKRAVFVFPWENRTVLGTTDLDHPPLDDNEVGITNEEVDYLLAATNNLFDDANLSREDVISTWAGVRPLISDGGDGKRVSPSKEKRDHSVWLDNNLVTVSGGKLTTFRLIALDVLKVCQKVLKLDESTTEDNVVYSDQVFSNQTPTNPKFKTLPKPLQQRLQGFYGLKLDTLLELAHDDDLTYVTDSNTIWAEIRFAACCEQVIHLDDLLLRRTRLGLILPDGAMSPLISNRIKQICQQELGWDEQKWQQEVERYTQLWQCYYYLPAA, translated from the coding sequence ATGAACCAAGCCAATCAGCATGATCAATACCAACAACGCCAGCAAGCATTAGCGCCTTTATCTCGTCGCTCGTCTCAAGTAGTACCGTGGGATATACTCATCATCGGTGGCGGTATTACTGGCGCTGGCATTGCTCGCGAAGCAGCACGGCGCGGCTTAGCAGTTTTATTAATCGAGCAAAAAGACTTTGCGTGGGGCACGTCCAGCCGCTCTAGCAAAATGGTACATGGCGGGCTGCGCTACATTGCCTCAGGTGACTATAAAACCACTTTGCTGAGCGTCCGTGAGCGCGAGCGCATGCTAAGCGAAGCAAGTGGTCTCGTCAACGAGATGCATTACGTCATGCCGCATTATAAAGGCAAGTTTCCACCGCCATGGATATTCAATACCTTGCTACGTGTCTACGATGGGCTCGCGGGCAAGCGCTACTCTAAATACTTTAAAAAAGACGCTTTTTTACAGCTTAATCCGCACATCAAGCAAGAAAAATTTTTGGGCGCCAGTCAGTTTAGTGATGCAGTGACCGATGACTCACGCCTTGTGATGCGCGTACTTGATGAAGCCATCCATGATGGTGCGCAGGCGATTAACTACCTTAAAGCCGAATTATTGATTACTAATGAGCAAGGCTTGGTAGTTGGCGCTACTCTATTAGATACTTCTGCTGAAGATAGCAATCATACTTACGATATTCATGCCAAAGTGGTAGTTAGTGCTACGGGTGCTTGGGCGGATACTCTAAGAATGCAGGCAAGCAAACAAACAGAACAAAGCTTTCACAAGCAAATTCGCCCGTCACGTGGTAGTCATTTAGTGGTCAGTCAAGAGCGCTTACCGCTCAATCAAGCCTATACTTTTTTGCATCCTGTTGATAAAAGAGCGGTGTTTGTTTTCCCTTGGGAGAACCGTACCGTCCTTGGCACCACCGATTTGGATCACCCACCCTTGGATGATAATGAAGTCGGTATCACTAATGAAGAGGTGGATTATCTATTGGCGGCGACCAATAATCTCTTTGATGATGCCAACCTAAGCCGAGAAGATGTCATCAGTACTTGGGCAGGCGTGCGACCGCTGATTTCTGATGGTGGGGATGGTAAGCGCGTCAGTCCAAGTAAAGAAAAACGCGACCATAGCGTCTGGCTTGATAATAATTTAGTCACTGTTAGTGGCGGCAAATTAACCACCTTTCGCTTAATCGCCCTTGATGTATTAAAGGTTTGTCAAAAGGTGCTCAAACTTGACGAGTCTACTACCGAAGATAATGTCGTATATAGCGACCAAGTCTTTAGTAATCAAACTCCGACTAATCCAAAATTCAAAACACTACCAAAACCTCTACAACAGCGTTTACAAGGGTTTTACGGTCTAAAGCTTGATACCTTATTAGAATTAGCTCATGACGATGATTTAACTTATGTGACTGATAGCAATACCATTTGGGCAGAAATTCGCTTTGCGGCCTGCTGTGAGCAAGTTATTCATTTAGACGATTTATTATTACGCCGTACGCGCTTAGGATTGATACTACCTGATGGTGCTATGTCGCCGCTTATCAGTAATCGGATTAAGCAAATATGTCAGCAAGAGCTCGGCTGGGATGAGCAAAAATGGCAGCAAGAAGTTGAACGCTATACACAATTATGGCAATGCTACTATTATCTGCCTGCGGCTTAA
- a CDS encoding FAD-binding oxidoreductase produces MSKIKALIRKRPKSDPSKAISVNSDNQNTNIDAASKGHTVNTPIEQTRWNGWGNININKKVSAHGAKLIKSHIGKTKKLPSVSLQEVLKTVPKSRLPVAMTELDTVSVDNEVRLRHARGQSFPDWIVMHGGDFEVFPDGVAFPESTADVETLLKLASEHDLIVIPFGGGTSVAGHINPQKGSRPVVTIAMSKMDQLTDLDSESQIATFGAGTQGPAVEAQLDAHGYRLGHYPQSWELSTLGGWIAARSSGQQSLGYGRIEQMFAGGTLVTPQGVLNIADIPASAAGPDLREMMMGTEGRAGIFTEVKMRVQSQPEEELFKVAFLPNWEAGKEVLRQAVQKNVRLSMLRLSNAVETDAHLHLGTTPSQFMAISTYLKARGLSSEKVMLTYGVSGDKAQNKLALTQFNKLLKQQGSVTGKITDIMGSVWAHGRFKFPYLRGTLWEKGIMVDTFETATNWNYIDEQMAQMQQAVQTSLEDEDENVMAFTHISHVYKQGASLYTTYFFRAAKDHASTLSRWQKIKHAASSSLANGTATISHQHGVGRDHAPYLAAEKGKLGIQVTSDMLKSLDPEQRMNPGVLIKE; encoded by the coding sequence ATGAGTAAAATCAAAGCCCTTATCCGAAAACGCCCTAAATCTGACCCGTCTAAAGCTATTTCAGTAAATTCTGATAACCAAAATACCAATATAGATGCTGCCTCAAAGGGTCATACGGTAAATACCCCAATCGAGCAAACGCGCTGGAATGGCTGGGGCAATATCAATATTAATAAAAAAGTCTCAGCGCATGGGGCGAAACTGATCAAATCTCACATTGGCAAAACTAAAAAACTACCCTCTGTTAGCTTACAAGAGGTGTTAAAAACTGTCCCAAAATCCCGCTTGCCTGTTGCTATGACTGAGCTTGATACCGTATCTGTCGATAACGAAGTGAGACTTAGACATGCTCGTGGCCAAAGCTTTCCAGACTGGATAGTCATGCATGGTGGCGACTTTGAAGTCTTTCCTGATGGGGTCGCTTTTCCTGAATCGACCGCTGATGTCGAAACTTTATTAAAGCTAGCGAGCGAGCACGACCTCATCGTCATTCCTTTCGGTGGCGGCACTTCAGTCGCGGGTCATATCAATCCGCAAAAGGGTTCACGCCCCGTCGTGACCATCGCCATGAGCAAGATGGATCAGCTGACTGACTTAGACAGTGAGAGCCAAATTGCTACTTTTGGCGCAGGTACACAAGGGCCAGCAGTCGAAGCACAACTGGACGCACACGGCTACCGCTTGGGACATTATCCTCAGTCTTGGGAGCTATCGACACTGGGCGGCTGGATTGCAGCGCGCTCTAGTGGTCAGCAATCTTTAGGCTACGGACGCATCGAGCAGATGTTTGCCGGTGGTACGTTGGTGACCCCACAAGGCGTGCTCAATATTGCGGATATTCCAGCGTCAGCGGCGGGGCCTGATCTGCGCGAGATGATGATGGGCACGGAAGGTCGCGCTGGTATTTTTACTGAAGTCAAAATGCGGGTGCAGTCGCAACCAGAAGAAGAGCTATTTAAAGTGGCATTTCTGCCTAACTGGGAAGCGGGGAAAGAAGTGCTTAGACAAGCCGTGCAAAAAAATGTTCGCCTATCGATGTTGCGTCTAAGTAATGCGGTCGAGACTGACGCGCATCTACATTTGGGTACGACGCCCAGCCAGTTTATGGCCATTAGTACTTATCTAAAAGCGCGCGGACTCAGCTCAGAAAAAGTCATGCTCACTTATGGCGTCTCAGGGGATAAAGCACAGAATAAATTGGCACTGACGCAGTTTAATAAGCTATTAAAACAGCAAGGCAGTGTCACGGGAAAAATAACTGATATCATGGGCAGTGTCTGGGCGCATGGACGCTTTAAATTCCCTTATTTGCGCGGCACACTGTGGGAAAAAGGCATCATGGTTGATACCTTTGAGACCGCGACCAACTGGAATTATATCGACGAACAAATGGCGCAAATGCAACAAGCCGTTCAGACTTCCTTGGAAGACGAAGACGAAAACGTCATGGCTTTCACTCATATCTCACATGTCTATAAGCAAGGTGCCAGTCTTTATACCACCTACTTCTTTAGAGCAGCCAAAGATCACGCCAGCACGTTAAGCCGCTGGCAAAAAATCAAACATGCCGCCAGTTCAAGTTTGGCCAATGGCACAGCGACGATATCGCATCAGCATGGCGTTGGCCGTGATCATGCGCCTTATCTAGCGGCTGAAAAAGGGAAGCTAGGTATCCAAGTGACCAGTGATATGCTTAAAAGTTTGGACCCTGAGCAGCGTATGAATCCAGGTGTTTTAATTAAAGAGTAA
- the guaA gene encoding glutamine-hydrolyzing GMP synthase: MTTAANVPTIKEDRILILDFGSQYSQLIARRVRDSGVFCEMFPYDIDTQRIIDFGAKGVILSGGPESVHADDSPRINDAVFDLGVPVLGICYGMQAMAERFGGQVHASDIHEFGASIINIDGKSTLIDGIEDAAGKLNVWMSHGDKVIDAPQGFDIVASTPSCPIAIMADDSRHYYGLQFHPEVTHTAQGSALLGRFVHEICGCAGSWTPDNIIDMRIEQLKKQIGDKQVLLGLSGGVDSSVVAALLHKAIGDQLTCVFVDTGLLRLHEGDQVMQIFAENMGVKVIRVDAEELFLTALAGESDPEAKRKIIGKTFIDVFANSAREISEQSDGKVIEFLAQGTIYPDVIESAKSHQGKAHVIKSHHNVGGLPDDLAFELVEPLRDLFKDEVRKLGITLGLPAKMINRHPFPGPGLGVRILGEVTKEFADILRAADAIFMEELERSGWYEKTAQAFAVFQPIKSVGVVGDGRRYAWVIALRAVETVDFMTARFAHLPYDLIETVSNRIMNEIAEVSRVTYDVSSKPPATIEWE, from the coding sequence ATGACAACTGCTGCCAACGTTCCTACTATTAAAGAAGATCGCATCTTAATTCTCGATTTTGGCTCACAGTACAGCCAGCTTATCGCCCGCCGTGTCCGTGATTCAGGCGTATTCTGTGAGATGTTTCCTTATGATATCGATACTCAGCGCATTATCGATTTTGGCGCAAAAGGCGTTATCTTATCTGGCGGTCCTGAGAGCGTGCACGCAGATGACAGCCCACGCATCAATGATGCCGTATTTGATCTAGGCGTACCCGTATTGGGTATCTGCTACGGTATGCAAGCGATGGCAGAGCGCTTCGGCGGACAAGTTCATGCCAGTGATATCCATGAATTTGGCGCATCGATTATCAATATTGACGGCAAATCTACCCTTATAGATGGCATCGAAGACGCTGCTGGTAAGCTAAATGTCTGGATGAGTCATGGCGATAAAGTGATTGATGCGCCACAAGGCTTCGATATCGTCGCTAGTACGCCAAGCTGTCCGATTGCGATTATGGCTGATGATTCGCGCCACTATTATGGTTTGCAGTTCCATCCTGAAGTCACGCATACCGCACAAGGTTCTGCATTACTAGGACGTTTCGTCCATGAAATCTGTGGCTGCGCGGGTAGCTGGACGCCTGACAACATCATCGATATGCGTATCGAACAACTAAAAAAGCAAATCGGTGATAAGCAAGTATTGCTTGGTTTATCTGGCGGTGTTGATAGTTCAGTCGTCGCAGCGTTATTGCATAAAGCGATTGGCGATCAATTAACCTGTGTGTTTGTTGATACCGGTCTTTTGCGTCTGCACGAAGGCGACCAAGTGATGCAAATCTTCGCTGAAAACATGGGCGTAAAAGTGATTCGTGTTGATGCTGAAGAGTTATTCTTGACGGCATTGGCTGGCGAGTCTGACCCTGAAGCTAAGCGTAAAATCATCGGTAAAACCTTTATCGACGTCTTCGCTAATAGTGCGCGTGAAATCAGTGAGCAAAGCGATGGTAAAGTCATTGAATTTTTAGCACAAGGCACGATTTATCCAGACGTGATTGAATCAGCCAAGTCGCATCAAGGTAAAGCGCACGTCATCAAGAGCCATCATAATGTTGGCGGTTTGCCAGATGATTTGGCGTTTGAGTTGGTTGAGCCGTTACGTGATTTGTTTAAAGATGAAGTGCGTAAATTGGGTATTACCCTTGGTCTACCTGCGAAGATGATTAACCGTCATCCGTTCCCAGGACCGGGTTTGGGCGTGCGTATCTTAGGCGAAGTCACCAAAGAATTTGCCGATATCTTGCGTGCTGCTGATGCTATCTTTATGGAAGAGCTTGAGCGTTCAGGCTGGTATGAGAAGACCGCGCAAGCGTTTGCGGTATTCCAACCGATTAAATCAGTCGGTGTGGTCGGTGATGGTCGCCGTTATGCTTGGGTAATCGCGCTACGTGCTGTTGAAACCGTAGACTTTATGACTGCGCGCTTTGCCCATCTGCCGTATGATTTGATTGAGACGGTATCGAACCGTATCATGAACGAAATCGCTGAAGTATCACGTGTGACTTATGATGTGTCGAGCAAGCCACCTGCGACGATTGAGTGGGAATAA